DNA from Vitis vinifera cultivar Pinot Noir 40024 chromosome 19, ASM3070453v1:
TATAGGAACactgggtaaattattataacaatgagattaattattgggtcgggtgacaatttatcaattttttatcctatccttgtgagttagtttagggaatgatatggtAGGTTCTTAcctgatactagtgattcttggtaactctTGATAATTAGTTATCTCGGTCTTCCCTATCGTCATTTGCCctaaaacaaagctataaggagtaggaagagttaaaaagtcaaatcttaaaccaataatcaatctcattcatttaatggttttaggaatctgttttaaaaatgaaaaattaggtttcagatgcaattttaagttatagaactcaagttGATCGCGAACGGCCAAAGACCTTAAAAGTTTAAGATCACTTTGcttaaaagacccttgttttttctaatttctataccctaagTTGAATTGTGGAAAACCTTAAACTTGAATAATTCAAAtgtaaaatcaatattcattttgttattaatttaatttcttttacttagtttgaCTTTATTTGCATATTGTTTTCCACtttaggattcaaacaaaaacaattcatttaccTTAGTATTAACAAATCCTACCAAGCTAGTCCTTGAGGATGATACTTGAAATACTACAAAAGTCATAGtggttttttctttgatttttcttagcCGGAGCTACTACATATTAGgcttaagtattttggtacaacagaaaagattggtcacTTAACCATCCCAAAGGAATCTGGTGAGATCTCTAAGATAACATGAATCctagtgttcataatagtcttaaGGATAACTTGTCTAGTTGACTTgtccttatcaccaaataacccttgcaactttaaagagaatatcatagaccgtggcaatagacatgtgttgcttttgcaacacattatctaaaGACCCAAGTATGGGAGACTTAGTCTTCTCATCCATCTTATGCCACCTTTGATATGCTTCTCTTACTTTATGATAAGTTTGTTCAAAGGAAATAACACACAATACCTAAATCGGCTTCTATGTAATTAATACTATatccaaattattttcaatctatAATTAAGTACAATTTAAACATGAAATAAGAGGTGATAGGTTAAAGACATGATATTTgcaataaatataataatttcatgcattaataaaaagaacTTAACATTCAATGTAAGTTGGTAagtaatttagcaaaaatataaTGCTCTTAAACTACATGTCtttttgcaaggtatcctagtattaTAAGAATCAAACCTTCTTTAGGCAGGTCATGACTCTTATTACCAAGGTAGAGACCCTCTCTAATTGATCAACTTACCTCAAACTTTAAAAGTTATTGTAAGGCATTGATCAACATACCCTTTTTGTTTAGCCCTTACCCCATGCAAGTGTGACCACTTTAGGTGATACTACTacttcatgtctaagttaagtgtgtaaccaagatccttacatcaatgttaccaagtgaagagttTCATCTTTAGGATTGACCACTCccactacaaacatatatagtttGTCCATAAAGGATAGTTCATATATCTTGATTCCTTAGGCCGCCCCATCTTTAGAATGATGATGCacccaaaatcaagatgggctcaatcttggaggctatgggcttgcctatggccctctcccacttaaccttttgaaaaatatcttttaaagcATTAATAATtatcttgatgaataaattatcttctttgagaattttcaaaaatatttatttcataattggAAATCCAAAGTTACAGGAAAATGTCTATatgcaaaattcaaaattcctaTGAgagtattttattaaaaagatgaATTTTGATCAAATGTTCATTctcaaatgtaaaaataaaaataaaaaaataaaaaaataaataaataaattaattaattaattaaaaaattaaaaaattataaaaatttaaataaataaataaataaactattttcaTGAAAATTCTCCTCATTCACacaattctaattaataaatattttttctaggaaattttgtgaaataaatttatttccatcaaatcaCTAAATATCCTTTTGGTAACAACTTAATGCTtatcttgatgaataaattatcttctttgagagttttcaaaaatatttatttcctaattggaaaTCCAATGTTACAGGATAatgtatatttgaaaatttcaaaattcctatgagagtattttattaaaaaatgaattttgataaaatgtccattctcaaattaaaaaaaaaaaaaaaaaaactattttcataaaaattctccttcacacaattccaattaataaatattttatctaggaaATGTTGTCAAAGATATGCCATTGGAGGTGTCTAAGCAAAATTTTGGTGGTAATTATCCTGCAACTTATAGATTTGCAAGGTCTTGGCAATCAATGCTCGATGAAGCTCATGAGAGCTTAGAGAAGGCATCTAGAAGAATGAAAAAGTATGTAGACAAGGGCTAGAGACCCTTAGAATTTTAGATTGGGGATAAGGTATTTCTAAAATTAACCCCTCATATGTGGAAGAAAATTAGCAACAAGACTATGTAGAGGGGTTGATTCCCAAATACGACGAACCTTTCAAAGTGATGTAGAAGGGGATAGGTAGCTTACAAATTGAAGTTACTAAACAACCTAAAGGTATACCTCACGATCCATGCGAGCTTCTTAAAGCTTTATCATTTAATCCTAGTCTCGAGAAGGATACAGGCAAGGTGAGTCATTAGAAAGCAATTTGATCGTGAGGTAGATAAGATATTGGATCATTGAACTACGGGAATGAgcaagaaaaattgaagaattgatTTTCTAGTTCAGTAGAAGGATAGTCTTGAATTAGAAGCTAGTTCAGAATGAGATGTGATGTTATGGCAATTTGAAAAGATAGTCTAAGCCTATCCACGGTCTAAGTTAATAAGGGCATCAACTACATCAGGTTGAAATGGTTTGTTAGCCCCTTGAAATGGACCATGCAATCCTAAGGCCTCATGGGGTGACACCTTGGTGTCACGAGTGACCAATAACAACAACAAGGTGATACAAGGGTGCAATGCCTTATGCAAGGAGATGACTTGGTGAGCCATGGGTGCAATGCCATGGTAAGTATAGCACCAAGAGAGACTTGAATGGACATATCAATGCGGGGCAATGATGCCAACTTAGATGCAATACATAAGGATGTAATGCCTTAAGCATGGGGAGTCATGGGTGCAATGCCATGACATGTTATCACACTAAAAAGAGGGCTTGGGTAAGGCATGGAGTTGCAACAACAACAAGGTGGATGCAAGAGCATGTTGCCCTAGCACAAACGCAATCTGGATGTACATGCTAAAAGAGGGCTTATCCTACACACGAGCCATATATATAGATGCATGCGATAGCAGCATGAGGAGTTGGACTTAAAGTGGGACTGCAAATTAAGCATGAGTAGAAGTCTTGATTCCAAACATAATTATGGTCTAAGTAGGACTAGAATTTAAAGTCCAAGTAGGAGTGGTTACTGGCACAACTTACTAGGAAAATTCCTAGTAGAACTAGTAGCACTTTTAGTCTAACAAGGAGTGGGTGGTGCCACTTTATAAATAGGAAAGGCTAGAGAAAATCTTGAGAGGGATATAGAGAGGGAGATCATGAGGGAAGTTTGAACTCACCAAAGCTATTATGGAAATTTGGCTAAAGTCTTATATTCTTATTTAGTAAGTTAATAAAATACATGTTGGGGTTGGTGCCCTATAAACCTCATGTATTGCCTTGCATGTTGTTACCATCTCATAGGGAAAGGTGTAGACTATCATAAAGAGCTTCTAAATGCCACATAGTCATGAAAATTTATGTGGGAATTTTGCGCTTGTGACAGACCTTTAAAGTTTGTTCAAGGGGAGCCTTCATCTCCCtccatatatttaattatttgctTGTTTTTTCAACCCTATTAATGCAACACAGGTGAATTTGCCCAAAGGTTTATAAGAAAATTCATATCAGTTGTGTTCAACCTATTAAATTCTACTAGGCTTATGTATCAGTATGTAAATTATAGCTTCTTCCCCAAAGCCCAAATTTTTCTTTGGCTTCATGGTGTCAACATTTCATGAAAGTAAATGATGCATTGAAGAGTAAATTTacctaaaattaaatatggTGTGCTAGGACATAGAGATTTATTAAACATCGACTAAACTCTAGGAAAATGTAAGGGTGGCTTGAAACCTAAATTTGAGCAAATAAAGAATCCGTTTGACAGtgcttttagaaaacacttatactatagaaaaaaaaacatttttgaagaaaaataaagcatttgacaaaatttagaaaatacttttagaaagttcaaaattaaattatttgtaatgCTTCTTGGAGAAACACTCTATAGTTTATTCTcccaaaaatacttttagagaaaACTCTTCCACTAAAAGCACTTAAAATAGAAACTCAAGCAAATCTAATTAAATCTGCCAAAGCACTgctaaaaaaaccaaaaacaaaaaaaaacaaaaaaggaaaaacaagcagAGTTGTGTATATTCATAAAACTGAGCAGCATaatttcttgaaatattttatgattttatgcaTACGTCCATCCTGGGATATTGACCCACGTTGCAACATTGATTGCAAGATATGTCTGTTCTTTCTGGAGTTGGAagatttttcttccttcttcgtAGCTACTACCAAATGCTGTCCGAGCAATCACATCCCatgtcaaattttcaagataGGGCCAAACATCCGACTCTCGTGATCCCTCCACCGAAAGCTACAACTCAAATGAATTGTCGGTAACATATTCTATAACAAGTTCAACCacacaataataataaagtccAAAAACATCTCTTTCAGTGGTAAAATTATGGAAACGGCCCATTGGAGAAAGGGGGAAAAAGACTATACGAGTATgtgaaaaagaaagggaaaggtaGGACACTGGTATGTGAGAAACTAGTCACCAGTACTTCATTAAAATGACTGAAATATTTGGGAGTTCTGATGTTTATACAGGTTTTTATaggattaaaaatgatttaaaaaaaaaaattagaaagttttCTGGATGGAAAGCTGGGTTGATGATCTTTCTGGAAACTAAGGTGAAATATTCTCGTTTAAAAACTGGGCATTGAAAATTACCTTCAACTTTTCTGGATGGAACACTGGGTTGATGATCTTTCTACGTTTGGCCCATTGTTCACCTTCCTGGGCCACTAGACCAGAAACCAGCAACTTGACCAATGGGTGTGAGGGAGTCTTTTGAAAGATATTGGGCTTCAACAAAACATCCCTCATTAGCTCAGGCTTCATAATGTTTACCCTTGGATTTGGACTCACCCATGTAAACGAATTTTTACCCAATTTTGAACTGACAGCCTTGGTTTGTATTTCCCAAACATCTTCAAAATATGACAATcaccaattttgatttttcatacaGTTATGAAGTATGGTAATTTTGAACAACATATGGAAACAACCTATTTCCCGACCTTGAAGGGCACAGAATATTGCTATTTAATAAGTTTTAGttcttttaggctatgtttggttcctggaaaatGCGAGAGAAATAAAATtgggaggaaaaatggaaggaaagaaaatgttaagaaaaggaatataatttttttcacttgtttggttatccatggaaaattcaagggaaagcaaaaaaagaatttattttcttttatttggttaaccacaaaaaaagtcaaagaaaaatagaatgaaaataaaatcaacaatttgcTTAGATGGttatcaatttattaaataataaaatcaattaatccaataaaaaaactgTTGAAAAGCGTGAATTTTTCGACATAAAACATTGCTCATAAAAAAGTCtgctattattatttttattaataattataagatttatgtataaaattttcctcatgctatacaaataaaatatacgagtaataactattttttattttcaagggaACATTTATATCTAATAAAAAgctcttaaaaaaattcaaaaggattttcggaatcaaaatttagaaataaaatatgttcatataatgtaaaaataaaaaactactacataaaatataaatttcaaaattaaaaaggattttctaaatctaaatttaaaaattaaatttgtaaaaataaaaagatacaacataaaatattttttatttgtaaaaataaaaaatagtaactttttgtttttacgTATTTCGATCTTACATTCGGCCAAAACTCACTAAGGAGCTccttcaaaatcttcaaatttccCCCTCTGGCAGTAGCATGAACAACTCTATTTATCATCTCTCACTTAAAAACAGAAGGGATCTCCCCAATTTGCTCCTCCATCTCTCCACCTTTGCCAGTGGAGAACCTTGGGGAgactacaaaataaaaaacaagccTAAAAACCTCACAATTCTTTCTCCTGGCAGCAGCATAAAGTATCTTAGTGACATCATATTCTCCTTCTCCAAAAACATGAGGGTCTCTTTAGAACAACTCCTATCAGAGCTATACTACATATATCAGTATCAAGAACTCTTCTCTCTAGCTGGTAATCCTGCACTAAAAAGGATGTTATAATAAACTGCTCAATGTTTTGAATGAGCTAAGATGATATGGAGGCTGCCATTACAGTGCACTGCCCTCTGAATAACCACTCATTTATCTGCAATGAATCATGCAAAATTCATACATATATCTTATGATCAATGTAGAGATACATGATTTGAAGAACGCACTTCATCCATGGGAACTCGGGTGCCTGAAAAGGGTAGGTTTTCGGCATTGGAAGGTGGTCACTCTTGGTGGCCGTTGAAAGGGTTGATGACGGTGAGAAGCCATAGCCACcaatgaagaggaagttagAGGTGAAGCCTTGATGAACAAGAGCCTGACAAAGTCCCCCCCAAAATGGGTATCAAAACTAAGGTAAAAGTAGTTGCAGACTTGATTATCCTTAAGTTGGTTTACACAACTTCTAATAGCAGCCAGCCACTGAAATTAGCCAACTATACAGAGTGCCACTCCACAACCCCATGATGCTATCTATACAAAACATATCACCTTAAGCACCTGAGGCAATCAAACTGAACTCTGTGCTCTGTTCGGCAGCCGCAAATACGTAGATAATAAGAGAAATCAAGGAAAGAAGAAGTccagaatttgaaattcaatttgtaAATTATCGAAAACTCAAGAAACAACAAGCTGGTAACATTTCTAATCAGGAGAGTAGGAACTGATATTTCTAACAATCCAATGTTAaaccttttaaaaattgatgCCACCAACAATGATACAAAACAATAACCAAGCACTTAGAGGCAGCAACAACATACATATATGCAATACACAACTATAGACCCATTCCCCCAACCAAATTATGAAAAAACCATAAGCTAGTAAACAATAGCATAACATCAAGggtaaaaatcaaatcaaatcaaatccagAAAGCAACAAGCCAGGAAAGTTTAGAAAAATTCTAGCGGAATTTAAGAAACGGGAAAGGCGAAAGCAACCTAGAAACCCAAAAAGAGAACCCAAGAGAGAGTGATTACCTTGGGTTCCAAGTTTTCACAAGATGAGGTGGATTGGAGTTCAATTCATACCTGATCTAATGACATGGATCCGAATACATTCACTGGATTTTAagaattcatttcatccatgggAACTTGATTTGAAGAACGCACTTCATCCATGGGAACTCGGGTGCTTGAAAAGGGTAGGTTTTCGGCATTGGAAGGTGGTCACTCTTGGTGGCCGTTGAAAGGGTTGACGACGGTGAGAAGCCATAGCCACcaatgaagaggaagttagAGGTGAAGCCTTGATGAACAAGAGCCTGACAAAGTCCcccccgcccccccccccccattttttccctctctgattttcctcattattttttaaggaaaataatagggaaaatattacaatattttcctttatattttttttccatcatactttccatgtcatccaaactaaagaaaaccattttcctcTACATTTGATGCTAGAGATGTGGAGATGATCCTATCTCTACTCTAATATTGTAGAAAAGGCTGAGAAGCAGATACTAGGGTTGTGCTCGAATTCCTGTGGCTGGGCGTTCAAGGGTTGTTTGAAAATGTCGGAAGATTTTTTAGAGTTTCTGAGGAATAAATTCATTGATGGCTTAGCGGAAGCAGAGGATCAAGGGAGGCAACTGCCTATGCATCGTCAATTTCAAGGGATTCGGGGCGTTTTTCTTAGAAAGGACATCACCTCATCCACGCCTACCCAAATGATCCAAATGAGGAATACGCTCTACCGGCTCCTCGCTGTGTACACCGACTGCCTCATCTTCTCGGAGAAGCATCCAATCCCAAGCACCAAGTTTCTCTTGCCTTTCTACAATCTCTTCCACTTCTGGTTTCTCAAAAGCACCAAGGAGGTGCTGGGGCGAATCAAGGGAGATCTTGGTCTGTATCCGTGCATAGAAGACTCCAATGGCTCACCCGATCATAGTGAGGATCAAGAAAGTCAAAGTCATGATCCAGAAAATCAAAGTCAAATTTGGTATCCTCATGTGTCGGAGATACGAGGTTTTGATAGACAATTCTCAAAAATCCGAAATTGGCTTCTGCAATCTGATGAGGGATTCAAGGACATTGCAATTGTTGGGATTGGAGGTTCAGGCAAGACAGCTCTTGCCCGACAACTTTTTTATGACGAACATATTCAGGGTGCCTTTTTCCCCACACTTTGGATCAGCTTATCAGGAAAGATTGATGCAGACATAGACTTAAAGCAAGTTGTGAAAGACATGTTAGTGGAGTTGACTGCTGAGCATGGACATGAAAAGAGTTGTAGCACTGAGGAGCCGTTGTCCTCCCTGGGCCGTCGGTTGTTGGGTAAAAAGTACTTGATTGTGCTTGATGGCATATGGGATGAAACCAGAGATTGGTATTTCAGTCTAGGCCAGGCATTGAACTGGCCTGATAGGGACTGCAATATCCAATTTGGTAGAGACCAGAAAAGAAATGGGAATACAGTTATCATTACTACTAGACTTGAGGAAGTGGGAAAAGGGATGGTGGGTGATAAGTATCTGCATAGCATGGAAGGCATTGGTAAGGATGAGATTTGGTCCATATTCGATGATGCAGTTGATAAAAGCAAATTGAATCCTCAACAGAATgataaattgaagaaattgcAAAACGAAATTGTGAAACAGTGTGATGGCTTCCCTCTAGGTGTGAAGACATTAGCTGAGATCATTCCAGGCGCATTGACTAAGGATCATTCCGGTGTCGATGCAGAACCAGAGAGGGGACACATTGACTCAGATCATTACAGTGCCACACAGAACCATAGAGGGGACACATTGACTGAGATCATTCCAATGGAGGTCCAGATTGATGGAGGGGGGTAATTTTCTTAGCTTTCCAACTGTTCTTGCTTTTTATCTATATTCACGGCTTCACATTTAACTTTGCATCAAATGCCATCAGACGTGGAGGTTGGCTTTGTATTTAAATTTGATGCAAGTATGAGTCAATAGCCTGTCTGCAAGTATGAATCAATGCCATCAAATGTCATTTATTTGCTTATTTGTCCATCAGGTTTATTGATATTGGAAGTTCTTTAAATTATTGTTCTGGGTGTGTTAAAAATATGCCTTTCTTCGCCATGATCAGCTAGCTATGCGTAGCATGAGTTATATGATGAGATTCATCAATGATCAGCTAGCTATGTGGTACAATTGTGTTGAAAGGGATCCCTCAGGCTTCACTGTCCAACATGCAAGGTTTGTCCAAAAACCCTGAGACATCCATTAGCTTCTAAGGTTGCTGGTAGGTTGGGCAGCAAGCAATCTTGGGCCAAGAAGAGAGGGGAACCCAATAACATAATGGCTTTCATCCATTGGCTTGCAAGCTTGCGCCCAGAAGAGAAGGGAGCCCAATTTCATTTCGTTGAGTTCAACAACTCATAAACCGGTCTCACGTTTCACTTCCGCCAACTCGGCAAACTGGTGATTCTTACCGAAATATTGACTATGAATGGCCCATGACCATGATGCACCATGAATATTTatggtcaattttttggtatCTACCGCACAGCTTTCTCCAATACCCCAGTGACAAGTcaccaaaagaaaatatatatatatttataaaaaataatctatcaAGATAGAtacaaatgatttaaaatttggattacaagataaaattaattggtgaaataaaatattatcttaaaaaaaatttaaaaaaaaatatttgtttggatcaactattataaaaatttagtatgaacaatatataaaaaataaatactttattatgatcattaattttttagttaatttgATGCATATGACAactaataggaaaaaaaatagaatctttaaaaatatgtttatataaaaaaaaattaaaataataaatgtataaataaattaaattgaattctaggtgatttttcttttaatttaattaatgtgATAAATATGTAATCTACTTTATCACATTAATAATAGATTCAtgacttgaaaaaaaatataaattacttgaaaaataagtTATACCATAAATGTAAAAGAATTGGAATAAGATGTTATCAAATAGATACGTGGGTTGATTTATAATAAGATGTTATCcaatacaattttaaataacattATTACAAAAGTAAATATGATAGAATAATAGATACTGGTCTATCTATCTTTTAGAATACTATTAGAATACTAATATTGTTGGTTCTAGTCCACTCATTTCATTTAAGAGACtaaattggaattattttcattttatttcttcaattatTGATAAGGACCAAGAAATTAAgtttcattcaaattaaatattttggctATCGGTTTTAACTTAAATGACAAGTAAAAGGCAATGGAAACTAGAATGAATAGTGCGGTAGCAATAAATACGAGAATATTAAATCATGTTGCCaactattcatttttaacaagtTATAATTGATTCGTATGCAAACGATAGTTTTTTCTaagcttaaaaaataacatgttatGGAGCAAAAACATACAAATTACTCAACTTTATCCTATAGTTAAGCCATGTATTTCTTGAgaataattgtgaaaattgtTGAGAAATTATGTAGAAATAGAGTAAGAAATATTGGATTAGTATTTCAAAGGTATCGAAATGTAGAGGGGATTTTGATGTTGGTTTTGATATTGGGATGATGCTAGATATATTTCAACATTCAAGAGGCTttgttgaatttattttgatatgcaattttttgtttcaatttatgCTAAGGAGTTAAGGAAGTGGATGCTAACTATTTTGATACTTAGGCTTTGTGTCTAAATAGGATCAATGACTCGCTATATTGACAAAGGCTAATAGCTATTGAGTTGGAGGAGTTTGTCAATTCAATATAATATGTAGATTTCGATACCTATTTGTTAAAGGGGTTAACATGATGAATGTTTATCGATTTTTATCGATATGGTGATTAATATTGGTGGCTTAAGAGATATCTAGTTGTTGTGTTAGagtttgttgaattttttaatacttagtGCTAGAACCAAAAGTGGTCTTAATAAccccattaatttttattttttttaagttttcttttcttaacaATTTCGATATATTTTCCCTATGTAGATTAGATTCATTTTTGAAATTCTTAATATTTCTTAAGTATGTGTtccaattatataataataaagaaaagtcAACTATTTTTGGAAGAACAATAATACATTTTTGGAAAGAACAATAATACTCCTATAAATAGAAGAGCTCttggtctctctctctccactCTTACTATTTTTGGAAGCATTTCCATACCTATCATTAAACAATGCATAAAAGGAGACTAACAGAGTGGAGATCAAGGATAAAAGAGTTTAAGACGGTTACTTGAAGAACTTTGAGTTATATAGAAGTTAGGAGTATAGATCAAggtatgttttattttttatatccaatatgatatttttaaagcaTGATATTACACACTAAATATGAAACATTTTCCAAGACTTAGTCATTAAAATTTTGACGTTGACTACTGAAGTGCTCCTGATTTTTACTGTTTTATTATGTTTGTGAATTGGGATTTGTAACtttagattatttgttttagGTGATGTGATATAATCCTATTAGGCCACTTGGTATCTAATTCACCATAAATGGGTTGTTTGTTTGTTAAAGAGGAGGATTTAGGACTTCAATAATGTTAGGATAGGGTCTGTAAAAGTAAGACATAAtttaacaaagttagacttgacTTTCCACTCCCTTATCCATTAATGTCATTTAGGTTTTATTCAAGCATTCAAGCATCCATCTCTTATATTGTATATGATTTGAGCATATTAGGAGTTACAtggaagatctaagtcatgaggTTCCTTACAAGTTGATGAGTTGTTCACAACTGGTTCAtagacttaggcaatccatctGAGATTGTGGTGAATTATCTCTTAATTTGAGGGTTGACTTATCTTAGCTATtaggatggttttcccatgatAAGTGCACCAATATATATTGTTATACATTGGACATGATCTATGGTGAATCATA
Protein-coding regions in this window:
- the LOC104877692 gene encoding probable disease resistance protein At5g45440, with the protein product MSEDFLEFLRNKFIDGLAEAEDQGRQLPMHRQFQGIRGVFLRKDITSSTPTQMIQMRNTLYRLLAVYTDCLIFSEKHPIPSTKFLLPFYNLFHFWFLKSTKEVLGRIKGDLGLYPCIEDSNGSPDHSEDQESQSHDPENQSQIWYPHVSEIRGFDRQFSKIRNWLLQSDEGFKDIAIVGIGGSGKTALARQLFYDEHIQGAFFPTLWISLSGKIDADIDLKQVVKDMLVELTAEHGHEKSCSTEEPLSSLGRRLLGKKYLIVLDGIWDETRDWYFSLGQALNWPDRDCNIQFGRDQKRNGNTVIITTRLEEVGKGMVGDKYLHSMEGIGKDEIWSIFDDAVDKSKLNPQQNDKLKKLQNEIVKQCDGFPLGVKTLAEIIPGALTKDHSGVDAEPERGHIDSDHYSATQNHRGDTLTEIIPMEVQIDGGG